A single window of Myxocyprinus asiaticus isolate MX2 ecotype Aquarium Trade chromosome 34, UBuf_Myxa_2, whole genome shotgun sequence DNA harbors:
- the LOC127425174 gene encoding transmembrane protein 64-like isoform X2: MWSSGSVQGVLKALKHAAGKGQIQLTRWLQRSPDTLECDKIDILICNVFDDRGSGGRSEPDPENPSDSGVSFTPEFRHPCCITTCCFKSALLACILTAVCFSSVALVRQYLKDVLLWVESLDSFVGAMLFIVGLITVSFPCGWGYIVLNVAAGYLYGFVLGMGLVMVGVLIGTFIAHMVCKRLLTNWVLSKIGSSEQLSAVIRVVEGGSGLKVVALARLTPIPFGLQNAVFSGSFGIPEKNCCLWTLRSNCAETAPKVLFVGLEHPVYHRILEIGASLDLTRSSCWLILKFL; the protein is encoded by the exons ATGTGGAGCTCCGGGTCAGTGCAGGGGGTGCTGAAAGCCCTGAAGCACGCTGCGGGTAAAGGGCAGATCCAGCTGACCCGCTGGCTGCAGCGGAGCCCGGACACGCTGGAATGCGACAAGATTGATATCTTGATCTGTAATGTGTTTGATGATCGAGGAAGCGGCGGCAGGTCTGAACCAGACCCCGAGAACCCGAGCGACAGCGGCGTGTCCTTCACCCCCGAATTCAGACATCCGTGCTGCATCACCACCTGTTGCTTTAAAAGTGCCCTGCTGGCGTGCATCCTGACAGCTGTGTGCTTCTCATCCGTGGCACTCGTGCGTCAGTACCTGAAGGACGTGTTACTATGGGTGGAGAGTTTGGACAGTTTTGTGGGAGCGATGCTCTTCATAGTGGGCTTGATCACAGTGTCTTTCCCCTGCGGCTGGGGGTATATCGTGTTAAACGTGGCCGCGGGCTATCTCTATGGCTTTGTGTTGGGTATGGGGCTGGTGATGGTGGGGGTTTTGATCGGGACCTTCATAGCTCATATGGTGTGCAAGAGACTACTGACGAACTGGGTTTTAAGTAAGATCGGGAGCAGTGAACAGCTGAGTGCTGTTATTCGGGTGGTGGAGGGTGGAAGTGGACTCAAAGTTGTGGCCTTAGCGAGACTCACGCCGATACCCTTCGGTCTCCAGAATGCAGTCTTCTCG GGTTCTTTTGGTatcccagaaaagaactgctgtctatggacgcttcgctcaaattgcgctgaaactgccccaaaagtgctgtttgtggggttggaaCACCCCGTTTACCACAGAATATTGGAGATTGGGGCTTCTTTAGATTTGACCCGCAGCAGTTGTTGGTTGatattaaaatttttatga
- the LOC127425174 gene encoding transmembrane protein 64-like isoform X1 — protein MWSSGSVQGVLKALKHAAGKGQIQLTRWLQRSPDTLECDKIDILICNVFDDRGSGGRSEPDPENPSDSGVSFTPEFRHPCCITTCCFKSALLACILTAVCFSSVALVRQYLKDVLLWVESLDSFVGAMLFIVGLITVSFPCGWGYIVLNVAAGYLYGFVLGMGLVMVGVLIGTFIAHMVCKRLLTNWVLSKIGSSEQLSAVIRVVEGGSGLKVVALARLTPIPFGLQNAVFSITDVSLPNYLVASSVGLLPTQLLNSYLGTTLRTMEDVIAEQSVSGYLVFSLQIFISIGLMFYVVHRAQVELNAAIAACQMELKTSYMNGNMANHSGSTYCSKRAAAGGGINVV, from the exons ATGTGGAGCTCCGGGTCAGTGCAGGGGGTGCTGAAAGCCCTGAAGCACGCTGCGGGTAAAGGGCAGATCCAGCTGACCCGCTGGCTGCAGCGGAGCCCGGACACGCTGGAATGCGACAAGATTGATATCTTGATCTGTAATGTGTTTGATGATCGAGGAAGCGGCGGCAGGTCTGAACCAGACCCCGAGAACCCGAGCGACAGCGGCGTGTCCTTCACCCCCGAATTCAGACATCCGTGCTGCATCACCACCTGTTGCTTTAAAAGTGCCCTGCTGGCGTGCATCCTGACAGCTGTGTGCTTCTCATCCGTGGCACTCGTGCGTCAGTACCTGAAGGACGTGTTACTATGGGTGGAGAGTTTGGACAGTTTTGTGGGAGCGATGCTCTTCATAGTGGGCTTGATCACAGTGTCTTTCCCCTGCGGCTGGGGGTATATCGTGTTAAACGTGGCCGCGGGCTATCTCTATGGCTTTGTGTTGGGTATGGGGCTGGTGATGGTGGGGGTTTTGATCGGGACCTTCATAGCTCATATGGTGTGCAAGAGACTACTGACGAACTGGGTTTTAAGTAAGATCGGGAGCAGTGAACAGCTGAGTGCTGTTATTCGGGTGGTGGAGGGTGGAAGTGGACTCAAAGTTGTGGCCTTAGCGAGACTCACGCCGATACCCTTCGGTCTCCAGAATGCAGTCTTCTCG ATCACAGATGTGTCCTTGCCAAATTATTTAGTGGCTTCCTCAGTGGGACTTCTCCCAACACAACTTCTTAATTCATATCTGGGCACCACCCTGCGCACAATGGAGGATGTGATAGCAGAACAGAGTGTCAGTGGATACCTTGTGTTCAGTCTACAG ATTTTCATCAGCATCGGCCTCATGTTTTACGTTGTTCACCGAGCACAAGTAGAACTGAACGCCGCCATCGCCGCCTGCCAGATGGAGCTGAAGACATCGTACATGAACGGGAACATGGCGAACCACAGCGGATCGACCTACTGCAGCAAAAGGGCTGCGGCGGGAGGGGGCATCAATGTAGTCTGA